The following are from one region of the Sphingomonas sp. J315 genome:
- a CDS encoding ParB/RepB/Spo0J family partition protein, whose amino-acid sequence MNAVTETVAAEPVSGVEIFVPLAKLKKSPRNARKVPHGEAAIEALAASIQHKGLIQNLVVEPETKDDGTPTGNYFVTAGEGRRLAMLLRAKRKQCKKSEPVRCWLDTQNDPSEISLDENVTRTPMHPADQFERFRELADGKGWGAEEIGARFGVSAGVVKQRLRLGAVSPKLLQVYREDGLTLDQLMAFAIAEDHARQEQVFEGLHHNREPWIIRREMTAANVPADDRRAVFVGADAYVEAGGNIIRDLFSEDRGGFFEDAGLLDMLAIEKLREIAGIVLSEGWKWAEAHIDYPHAHGMRRFYPQTIALSDEDEARLEALSTEHDELAEGYSSYDEMPEDVAAKLEAVSDEIDAISAKRHAYDANVIAHGGVFVVLNHDGVPRLERGFARPEDEALADPQPEGVGEAIDPEAVEDEQAEDGDEDEREIEEEDEEPGKPISDSLTRDLSAHRTLALRVALGERPDLALIALTHTLTAQLFYSYAEAGCLEVRPTVTPLSSHADGIEDTPLAAKANEAREVWAERMPRDVADLWAFIVGLDDEKRLALLAHCASRTVNALRLPWDRKPRSLQTADRLATALALDVAKDWTPTVDSYLGRVTKAHIVEAVAEGVSEDAARRIADMKKPDMAQAAEQLLAGSGWLPAILRTTEPEAEAADAGAEDGEASYAVAAE is encoded by the coding sequence ATGAACGCTGTTACCGAAACCGTAGCCGCCGAGCCTGTGTCGGGCGTCGAAATCTTCGTGCCGCTCGCCAAGCTCAAGAAGTCCCCGCGCAATGCCCGCAAGGTGCCGCATGGGGAGGCCGCTATCGAGGCGCTGGCCGCTTCGATCCAGCATAAGGGGCTGATCCAGAATCTCGTCGTGGAGCCGGAAACCAAGGACGACGGGACGCCGACCGGCAATTATTTCGTTACCGCTGGCGAGGGCCGCAGGCTGGCGATGCTGCTGCGCGCCAAGCGCAAGCAGTGCAAGAAATCCGAACCGGTGCGCTGCTGGCTGGACACGCAGAACGACCCGTCGGAAATCAGCCTCGACGAAAACGTGACCCGGACCCCGATGCACCCCGCCGACCAGTTCGAGCGATTCCGCGAGCTTGCGGACGGCAAGGGCTGGGGCGCGGAAGAGATCGGCGCGCGGTTCGGCGTGTCGGCTGGCGTGGTAAAGCAGCGGCTTCGCCTTGGCGCTGTTAGCCCGAAGCTGTTGCAGGTCTATCGCGAAGATGGCCTGACCTTGGACCAGTTGATGGCCTTCGCCATTGCCGAGGACCATGCCCGGCAGGAGCAGGTGTTCGAGGGGCTGCATCACAACCGCGAGCCTTGGATCATCCGCCGCGAGATGACCGCCGCCAACGTGCCCGCCGATGATCGCCGCGCGGTGTTCGTCGGGGCCGACGCCTATGTCGAGGCGGGCGGCAACATCATCCGCGATTTGTTCAGCGAGGACCGGGGCGGGTTCTTCGAGGATGCGGGCTTGCTCGACATGCTCGCCATCGAGAAGCTGCGCGAGATCGCCGGGATCGTGCTGTCCGAGGGCTGGAAATGGGCCGAGGCGCATATCGACTATCCCCACGCCCACGGGATGCGGCGCTTTTATCCGCAGACCATCGCCCTGTCCGACGAGGACGAGGCGCGGTTGGAGGCGCTGTCCACCGAGCATGACGAGCTTGCCGAAGGCTATTCGTCCTATGACGAGATGCCCGAGGACGTGGCGGCGAAGCTGGAGGCGGTGTCCGACGAGATCGATGCTATTTCGGCCAAGCGTCATGCCTACGACGCCAACGTGATCGCGCATGGCGGCGTGTTCGTGGTGCTGAACCATGACGGCGTTCCTCGTCTCGAGCGCGGTTTCGCCCGGCCCGAAGACGAGGCGCTGGCCGATCCGCAGCCCGAGGGTGTGGGTGAAGCCATCGACCCGGAGGCCGTGGAGGACGAACAGGCCGAGGATGGCGACGAGGACGAACGGGAAATCGAGGAAGAGGACGAGGAACCGGGCAAGCCGATTTCCGACAGCCTCACCCGCGACCTGTCCGCCCACCGGACGCTGGCCTTGCGCGTTGCCCTTGGCGAGCGGCCCGATCTGGCTTTGATCGCCTTGACCCACACGCTCACGGCGCAACTTTTCTACAGCTACGCCGAGGCCGGTTGCCTTGAGGTTCGTCCGACCGTGACGCCGCTTAGCAGCCATGCGGATGGGATCGAGGATACCCCGCTTGCCGCAAAGGCGAACGAGGCCCGCGAGGTTTGGGCCGAGCGGATGCCGCGTGATGTGGCCGACCTGTGGGCCTTCATCGTCGGGCTGGACGACGAGAAGCGGCTGGCGCTGCTGGCGCATTGCGCGTCGCGCACCGTCAACGCCCTGCGTCTGCCGTGGGACCGCAAGCCCCGCTCGCTACAAACCGCGGATCGGCTGGCGACCGCGCTGGCGCTGGATGTGGCGAAGGATTGGACGCCGACCGTGGACAGCTACCTTGGCCGCGTCACCAAGGCGCATATCGTGGAGGCCGTAGCCGAAGGCGTGTCGGAGGACGCCGCCCGACGCATCGCGGACATGAAGAAGCCGGACATGGCGCAAGCCGCCGAGCAGCTTCTGGCTGGGAGCGGCTGGCTTCCCGCCATACTGCGGACGACCGAGCCGGAAGCGGAGGCCGCCGATGCCGGAGCGGAGGATGGCGAAGCGTCCTATGCCGTCGCTGCCGAATAG
- the purS gene encoding phosphoribosylformylglycinamidine synthase subunit PurS, with the protein MKLRIVVTLKNGVLDPQGKAIEHALGSLGFSGVGEARVGKLIELDVADDTSDADIDAMCSKLLANTVIENYRIEKA; encoded by the coding sequence ATGAAGCTGCGCATCGTCGTCACCCTCAAGAACGGCGTGCTGGACCCACAGGGCAAGGCGATCGAGCATGCGCTCGGCTCGCTCGGCTTTTCGGGCGTGGGCGAGGCGCGGGTCGGCAAGCTGATCGAACTCGACGTTGCCGACGATACCAGCGACGCGGACATCGACGCGATGTGCAGCAAGCTGCTCGCGAACACCGTCATCGAAAACTACCGGATCGAAAAGGCATGA
- a CDS encoding FitA-like ribbon-helix-helix domain-containing protein, whose amino-acid sequence MAVMTIRNIDDAIKNRLRLRAAMHGRSMEDEARDILRSALSTEIPRPRNLGQAIHERFGALGGVDLPELSREPIRAVDFGQ is encoded by the coding sequence ATGGCAGTTATGACGATCCGAAACATCGACGATGCGATCAAAAATCGTCTGCGCCTGCGCGCTGCGATGCACGGCCGGTCGATGGAAGATGAGGCCCGGGACATCCTGCGTTCAGCGCTCTCGACCGAAATCCCGCGGCCTCGCAATTTGGGGCAGGCCATCCATGAAAGGTTCGGCGCGCTGGGCGGCGTCGATCTGCCTGAACTGTCCCGCGAGCCTATCCGGGCGGTGGACTTCGGCCAATGA
- the purQ gene encoding phosphoribosylformylglycinamidine synthase subunit PurQ, translating into MKTAVIVFPGSNCDRDLAVAIESVTGTKPHMVWHGESDLPDGLGLIALPGGFSYGDYLRCGAIAARSPVVRAVVDAANRGVPVIGICNGFQVLTETGLLPGALMRNSGLNFVCRDVALTVENSQSIFTSRYDAGETISIPVAHHDGNYFADAETLDRIEGEGRVAFRYASDVNGSARQIAGIVNGGGNVLGMMPHPERKVEAAHGGTDGRRLFEGLLEAVM; encoded by the coding sequence ATGAAGACCGCCGTCATCGTCTTTCCCGGATCGAACTGCGACCGTGACCTGGCGGTGGCGATCGAGAGCGTGACCGGGACCAAGCCCCACATGGTGTGGCACGGCGAGAGCGACCTGCCCGACGGCCTTGGCCTGATCGCGCTGCCCGGCGGCTTTTCCTATGGCGATTACCTGCGCTGCGGCGCGATTGCGGCGCGCTCGCCAGTGGTGCGCGCGGTGGTTGATGCGGCGAATCGCGGCGTGCCGGTGATCGGTATCTGCAACGGGTTTCAGGTGCTGACCGAAACCGGTCTGCTGCCCGGCGCGCTGATGCGCAACTCCGGCCTCAACTTCGTGTGCCGCGACGTCGCGCTGACGGTCGAGAACAGCCAGTCGATCTTCACCAGCCGCTATGATGCGGGCGAGACGATCTCTATCCCCGTCGCGCATCATGACGGCAATTACTTCGCCGATGCCGAGACCCTCGACCGGATCGAAGGCGAGGGCCGCGTCGCGTTCCGCTACGCCAGCGACGTCAATGGCAGCGCACGGCAAATCGCGGGCATCGTCAACGGCGGCGGCAATGTGCTGGGCATGATGCCGCACCCCGAACGCAAGGTCGAAGCGGCGCATGGCGGCACCGACGGCCGCCGCCTGTTCGAAGGGCTGCTCGAAGCGGTGATGTAA
- a CDS encoding tetratricopeptide repeat-containing protein translates to MIAIPPISGTALAAPVQRWPLPENLEYAYGKSDLQGALAMAAAEIARCEATRPTDDRCFDLLRAGGKIANDIADFARGEAFSRRAVQIADRTPHLSAEERASAYRNLAAALDGLGRWDEAERLHARILPLYVQVYGAGSNEHLVATVRYANNLLFQDKAVAAQQVLIPMERFRASIARSNFFLVRRFDLLLGETLQATGDFERADAAFRRFLARLEHDREAPRTEFVIAYSRIAGAQFGMDEVNEAIRFLNAAIAAERDLHARDQIVLAEFPDITDSDIILARLATRIGDHARAERVLVQLAQRRSRRLGATHPRTLAVHGDLAAALLGAGRRADALREGQRCISGLESGGRIGIASARCRAIAAEAALVDGRAGQALELAMPMLKPLDLLEAADPARIDGHALMTRIVNAQRPPRLAQLRYHYRIAARGTVARMARYRDFSPLAQNELRRRRPVFTGQVGANWALGAGR, encoded by the coding sequence TTGATCGCGATACCGCCGATTTCCGGCACCGCGCTCGCGGCCCCGGTTCAGCGCTGGCCGCTCCCCGAAAATCTCGAATACGCCTATGGCAAGAGCGATCTCCAGGGTGCGCTTGCAATGGCCGCGGCAGAGATTGCGCGGTGCGAAGCCACTCGACCGACAGACGATCGCTGCTTCGACCTGCTTCGCGCCGGCGGCAAGATCGCCAACGATATTGCCGATTTCGCACGCGGCGAGGCGTTTTCACGCCGTGCGGTCCAGATCGCCGACCGCACCCCGCACCTGTCCGCAGAAGAGCGCGCCTCGGCCTATCGCAACCTCGCCGCAGCGCTGGACGGGCTGGGACGCTGGGACGAGGCCGAGCGTCTGCACGCGAGGATCCTGCCCCTGTACGTCCAGGTTTACGGCGCGGGATCGAACGAGCATCTCGTCGCGACGGTGCGATACGCCAATAATCTGCTGTTTCAGGATAAGGCGGTTGCTGCGCAGCAAGTGCTGATCCCGATGGAGCGGTTCCGCGCGAGCATTGCGCGATCGAACTTCTTCCTGGTCCGGCGGTTCGATCTGCTCTTGGGCGAAACGCTGCAGGCAACGGGCGATTTCGAGCGCGCGGACGCCGCCTTTCGCCGGTTTCTCGCGCGGCTGGAGCACGACCGGGAGGCACCGCGAACCGAGTTCGTCATCGCCTATTCCAGGATCGCCGGCGCGCAGTTCGGCATGGACGAGGTGAACGAGGCAATCCGCTTTCTCAACGCCGCCATCGCAGCGGAACGCGACCTGCACGCCCGCGATCAGATCGTTCTAGCCGAATTTCCGGACATCACCGATTCGGACATCATCCTCGCCCGTCTGGCGACGCGCATCGGCGACCATGCGCGCGCCGAACGCGTGCTGGTCCAACTGGCGCAGCGCCGCAGCCGTCGATTGGGGGCCACCCACCCCCGCACGCTGGCCGTGCATGGTGATCTTGCCGCCGCGCTGCTGGGCGCCGGACGCCGGGCCGATGCGCTGCGCGAAGGGCAACGCTGCATCAGCGGTCTCGAAAGCGGCGGTCGGATCGGCATCGCGAGCGCGCGGTGCCGCGCAATCGCCGCCGAAGCGGCACTGGTCGATGGCCGGGCAGGCCAGGCGCTCGAACTCGCCATGCCGATGCTCAAACCGCTCGACCTGCTGGAGGCCGCTGATCCCGCCCGGATCGATGGCCATGCGCTGATGACGCGAATCGTGAACGCCCAGCGCCCGCCACGGCTGGCGCAGTTGCGCTATCATTACCGGATCGCCGCGCGCGGGACCGTTGCGCGCATGGCGCGATACCGCGACTTCAGCCCGCTCGCACAGAATGAGCTGCGTCGCCGCAGGCCGGTGTTTACCGGTCAAGTCGGCGCGAACTGGGCATTGGGTGCGGGTCGGTAA
- a CDS encoding DUF4349 domain-containing protein, which produces MSRMWTRSPMLLGLALLAACGQASQSGVAEERMVTADAAAEPMEAKPDAAASPGAATDPIAVTLPRIAYIYRVGYRLPGDAIPALQQAHVTLCDKMGAARCQVGGLQRSGGEAERGEGTLKLRVESKSARAFLDSLNKAASDKGGRPVDTAIEAEDVSKQMVDAEARIRQRELLVSRLTEILRTRQGSVADLVAAERAVAEAQEELDQGKAWLAELKGRVAFSTIEIGYNAQAAEAGGFGAQLGDTFADSGSLFLIGLRGLLTIVIVLAPWVLVFGPLIWLGMRWRRRRKPVIPPTSD; this is translated from the coding sequence ATGAGCCGGATGTGGACGCGATCGCCGATGCTGCTGGGACTGGCGCTGCTCGCAGCCTGCGGACAGGCCAGTCAATCGGGTGTGGCGGAGGAGCGGATGGTTACCGCCGATGCCGCCGCCGAGCCGATGGAGGCGAAGCCGGACGCCGCCGCCTCACCCGGGGCGGCGACCGATCCGATCGCCGTCACCCTGCCCCGCATCGCCTATATCTACCGGGTCGGGTACCGCCTTCCGGGCGACGCGATCCCGGCGTTGCAACAGGCGCATGTCACGCTGTGCGACAAGATGGGGGCGGCGCGCTGTCAGGTCGGCGGGCTGCAGCGATCCGGCGGCGAGGCCGAGCGCGGCGAGGGCACGCTGAAGCTGCGCGTCGAGAGCAAGAGTGCGCGCGCCTTCCTCGATTCGCTCAACAAGGCCGCGTCGGACAAGGGCGGCCGCCCGGTCGACACCGCGATCGAGGCGGAGGACGTGTCCAAGCAAATGGTCGACGCGGAGGCGCGCATCCGCCAACGCGAATTGCTGGTCAGCCGCCTCACCGAAATCCTGCGCACACGGCAGGGCAGCGTTGCCGACCTCGTCGCCGCCGAGCGCGCGGTGGCCGAAGCGCAGGAGGAGCTGGATCAGGGCAAGGCGTGGCTCGCCGAGCTGAAAGGTCGGGTCGCCTTCTCCACTATCGAGATCGGCTACAACGCACAGGCGGCCGAAGCGGGCGGGTTCGGCGCGCAGCTTGGCGACACATTTGCGGATTCGGGAAGCCTGTTCCTGATCGGGCTACGCGGGTTGCTGACTATCGTCATCGTTCTGGCTCCATGGGTGCTGGTGTTCGGTCCGCTGATCTGGCTGGGAATGCGCTGGCGCCGACGCCGCAAACCGGTCATTCCGCCGACCAGCGATTGA
- a CDS encoding queuosine precursor transporter, with amino-acid sequence MSDGAAPVRINAGQVAGGHFRYYDYVMAAFCVILVLSNVVGAAKVATLGGLTFGAGILFFPLSYVIGDVLTEIYGYARARRVIWAGFAATFFAALMCWVIVAMPPAPGWEGQEVYEAAFGQVWRIVGASMIAFWAGEFVNSYVLARLKLRTQGRHLWLRTIGSTVFGQGVDSLIFYPLAFLGVWTTEQVLVVMVTNWGLKVLWEVVLTPVTYAVVGFLKKREGVDVFDEGTDFTPFRTKV; translated from the coding sequence ATGAGCGACGGGGCGGCGCCGGTACGGATCAATGCGGGTCAGGTCGCGGGCGGGCATTTCCGTTACTACGACTATGTGATGGCGGCGTTCTGCGTCATCCTCGTCCTGTCCAACGTGGTGGGCGCGGCAAAGGTCGCGACGCTCGGTGGCCTGACCTTCGGCGCGGGCATCCTGTTCTTCCCCTTGTCCTATGTGATCGGCGACGTGCTCACCGAAATCTATGGCTATGCGCGCGCGCGCCGGGTGATCTGGGCCGGATTCGCCGCGACCTTCTTTGCCGCCCTGATGTGCTGGGTGATCGTCGCGATGCCGCCAGCCCCCGGCTGGGAGGGGCAGGAGGTCTATGAGGCCGCGTTCGGCCAGGTATGGCGGATCGTCGGCGCATCGATGATCGCCTTCTGGGCGGGCGAATTCGTCAACTCCTATGTGCTGGCACGGCTGAAGCTGCGCACTCAAGGTCGGCATTTGTGGCTGCGCACGATCGGGTCGACCGTGTTCGGTCAGGGTGTCGACAGCCTGATCTTCTACCCGCTCGCATTCCTGGGCGTGTGGACGACCGAACAGGTGCTGGTCGTGATGGTCACCAACTGGGGGCTGAAGGTGTTGTGGGAGGTCGTGCTGACCCCGGTCACCTATGCCGTAGTCGGCTTCCTCAAGAAGCGCGAAGGGGTGGATGTGTTCGACGAGGGCACCGACTTTACCCCTTTCCGCACCAAGGTTTGA
- a CDS encoding type II toxin-antitoxin system VapC family toxin, giving the protein MIVLDTNVISELMRREPNPRVMAWIAEQPMAGVFTTTLTQAEIFYGLALLPEGRRREDLLAAARPMFDVDLAGRVLPFDTDAASAYPEIAAGRKQGGKPISQIDAQIAAIVRSRGARLATRNVRDFAECGITVVDPWGEA; this is encoded by the coding sequence ATGATCGTTCTCGACACAAACGTCATTTCCGAGCTTATGCGGCGCGAGCCTAACCCGAGGGTCATGGCGTGGATCGCCGAGCAGCCGATGGCGGGCGTATTCACGACAACGCTGACGCAAGCGGAAATCTTCTACGGCCTGGCATTGCTTCCCGAGGGACGCCGCCGCGAGGACCTGCTAGCCGCCGCGCGCCCCATGTTTGACGTCGATCTTGCCGGGCGCGTGCTGCCGTTTGATACCGACGCGGCCAGCGCCTATCCAGAGATTGCCGCCGGGCGGAAACAGGGCGGCAAGCCGATCAGTCAGATCGACGCGCAAATCGCCGCTATCGTGCGCTCACGCGGCGCGCGACTGGCGACTCGCAATGTGCGCGACTTCGCCGAGTGCGGGATAACGGTCGTCGATCCGTGGGGCGAAGCATGA
- the purC gene encoding phosphoribosylaminoimidazolesuccinocarboxamide synthase, whose amino-acid sequence MARRRQIYEGKAKILYEGPEPGTLIQYFKDDATAFNAQKKGTINGKGVLNNRISEHIFTLLGNIGIPTHFIRRLNMREQLIRQVEIVPIEVVVRNVVAGSLAKKLGIEEGTPLPRTIIEYYFKDDALGDPLVTDEHILCFGWAAQEELHDMADMAIRVNDFMSGLFAGIGIRLVDFKLEFGRIFDENGYARIILADEISPDGCRLWDMASGEKLDKDRFRRDLGGEVEAYQEVARRLGLLPEGADSAVLDLETHRKKRGK is encoded by the coding sequence ATGGCACGCCGCCGCCAGATCTATGAGGGCAAGGCCAAGATCCTCTATGAAGGCCCCGAACCCGGCACGCTGATCCAGTATTTCAAGGACGACGCGACCGCGTTCAACGCCCAGAAAAAGGGCACGATCAACGGCAAGGGCGTGCTCAACAACCGGATTTCCGAGCATATCTTCACGTTGCTCGGCAATATCGGCATCCCGACGCACTTCATCCGCCGCCTGAACATGCGCGAGCAGCTGATTCGGCAGGTCGAGATCGTCCCGATCGAAGTCGTGGTCCGCAACGTCGTGGCCGGATCGCTGGCCAAGAAGCTGGGGATCGAGGAGGGCACGCCGCTGCCCCGCACGATCATCGAATATTATTTCAAGGACGACGCGCTCGGCGACCCGCTGGTCACCGACGAACATATCCTGTGCTTTGGCTGGGCCGCTCAGGAAGAGCTGCACGACATGGCCGACATGGCGATCCGCGTGAACGATTTCATGTCGGGCCTGTTCGCGGGGATCGGTATCCGGCTGGTCGACTTCAAGCTCGAATTCGGGCGGATCTTCGACGAAAACGGCTATGCCCGCATCATCCTGGCCGACGAAATCAGCCCCGATGGCTGTCGTCTTTGGGACATGGCCAGCGGCGAGAAGCTCGACAAGGACCGGTTCCGCCGCGATCTGGGCGGGGAAGTCGAAGCCTATCAGGAAGTCGCGCGCCGCCTGGGACTGCTGCCCGAAGGCGCGGATTCGGCGGTGCTGGACCTCGAGACGCACCGCAAGAAGCGCGGGAAGTAA
- a CDS encoding Crp/Fnr family transcriptional regulator, whose amino-acid sequence MSGPAPIVCDTCPVADRAVCSALSPEDRGELARIGHHRRYARGETIVAAGDSATVCATLTRGAAKMSTIDRDGTERIVALVHPAGMLGQLFAPTATLHVTALTECEACLFPASRVEALSDTRPALARRLLAEVSRELNESRALIDLISKRQAKGRVAALILAFARAASPAPCHNAESFDLPLTRGEMAQLLGVTIETVSRTLTGLEAAGVIMRQGSHGIVIRDRAALDALAEG is encoded by the coding sequence ATGAGCGGCCCGGCCCCGATCGTCTGCGACACCTGTCCGGTCGCCGATCGCGCCGTCTGCTCTGCGCTGTCGCCCGAGGATCGCGGCGAGCTTGCCCGGATCGGACACCACCGCCGTTATGCGCGCGGCGAGACGATCGTTGCGGCGGGCGACAGCGCCACGGTCTGCGCGACGCTGACCCGCGGCGCGGCGAAGATGTCGACCATCGACCGCGACGGGACCGAACGGATCGTCGCTTTGGTCCACCCCGCCGGGATGCTGGGCCAGCTGTTCGCACCGACCGCGACATTGCACGTCACCGCGCTCACCGAATGCGAGGCGTGCCTGTTCCCTGCGTCGCGGGTCGAGGCGCTAAGCGACACCCGCCCCGCGCTGGCCCGCCGCCTGCTCGCCGAAGTCAGCCGCGAGCTGAACGAGAGCCGCGCGCTGATCGACCTGATCTCCAAGCGTCAGGCCAAGGGGCGGGTCGCGGCGCTGATCCTCGCCTTTGCCCGCGCGGCCAGCCCCGCACCGTGCCATAATGCCGAGAGCTTCGACCTGCCGCTGACGCGGGGCGAGATGGCGCAGTTGCTGGGCGTGACGATCGAGACGGTGAGCCGGACGCTGACCGGACTGGAAGCTGCTGGCGTCATCATGCGACAGGGCAGCCACGGCATCGTGATCCGCGACCGCGCCGCGCTCGACGCGCTCGCTGAGGGCTGA
- the parC gene encoding DNA topoisomerase IV subunit A, producing the protein MSDTRSDPDPFDAIVDAPFDSALSERYLVYAMSTITARSLPDVRDGLKPVHRRLLWAMRGLRLNPNEAYKKCARVVGDVIGKYHPHGDQSVYDAMVRLAQTFALRYPLVDGQGNFGNIDGDNAAAYRYTEARLTQVAIDLMDGLDEDAVEFRPTYNGEDHEPELFPGLFPNLLANGASGIAVGMATSIPPHNAAELIDAAILLIDQPNASDAQVLEHVRGPDFPTGGIVVDTPAAIAESYATGRGSFRVRAKWGLEDQGRGTWQIVVTEIPYGVQKGKLIEQIAALINDKKLPILADVRDESDAEIRIVLEPRARTVDPDTLIESLFRLSDLEVRVSLNLNVLDHTRTPRVMSLRQAIAAWVDHQFIVLRRRSEHRLQKIADRMELLDGYIIAFLNLDRVIAIIRTEDEPKPVMMAEFELTDRQAEAILNMRLRALRKLEEMELRKEREALAKEQAELEALLSSDARQRTRMKRDLTRVRDRYGPETALGARRTLVAEAAPAREIPLEAMIEREPITVILSQRGWIRAMKGHAELASADTAKFKEGDGPLIAFHAQTTDKLLLAAENGRFYTLAADKLPGGRGFGEPVRLMIDLDGGTGIVGLFPANAAPKLLVAATDGRGFLVKTEDVIAETRKGKQVVTPRSGAMLKLVKQVGAEDDYVAVIGDNRKLLVFPMTELAELARGQGVQLQRYRDGGLSDAITFRFADGLSWRMGGDQGRTRTESDLAPWRAARGAAGRMPPVGFPRDNRF; encoded by the coding sequence ATGAGCGACACCCGTAGCGACCCCGATCCCTTTGACGCCATCGTCGACGCCCCCTTCGATTCGGCTCTGTCCGAACGCTACCTCGTCTATGCGATGTCGACCATCACCGCGCGCTCGCTGCCCGATGTGCGCGACGGGCTGAAGCCGGTGCACCGTCGCCTGCTCTGGGCGATGCGCGGGCTGCGGCTCAACCCGAACGAAGCATACAAGAAATGCGCGCGCGTCGTCGGCGACGTGATCGGTAAATATCACCCGCATGGCGACCAGTCGGTCTATGACGCGATGGTCCGCCTCGCCCAGACCTTTGCATTGCGCTATCCGCTGGTCGACGGGCAGGGGAATTTCGGCAATATCGATGGCGATAATGCCGCCGCGTACCGCTATACCGAGGCGCGGCTGACCCAGGTCGCGATCGACCTGATGGACGGGCTGGACGAGGACGCTGTCGAGTTCCGCCCGACCTATAATGGCGAGGATCACGAGCCGGAGCTGTTTCCCGGCCTGTTCCCGAACCTGCTCGCCAATGGCGCCAGCGGAATCGCGGTCGGCATGGCGACCAGCATCCCGCCGCACAATGCCGCCGAGCTGATCGACGCCGCGATCCTGCTGATCGACCAGCCCAATGCGAGTGACGCGCAGGTGCTGGAACATGTGCGCGGCCCCGATTTCCCGACCGGCGGCATCGTCGTCGACACCCCGGCAGCGATCGCCGAATCCTATGCCACCGGACGCGGCAGCTTCCGGGTGCGCGCCAAATGGGGACTTGAAGATCAGGGGCGCGGCACCTGGCAGATCGTCGTCACCGAAATCCCGTACGGGGTGCAGAAGGGCAAGCTGATCGAGCAGATCGCAGCGCTGATCAATGACAAGAAGCTGCCGATCCTCGCCGATGTCCGTGACGAATCCGACGCCGAAATTCGCATCGTGCTGGAGCCGCGCGCGCGCACCGTCGATCCCGACACGCTGATCGAAAGCCTGTTCCGGCTGTCCGACCTTGAGGTGCGCGTGTCGCTCAACCTCAACGTCCTCGACCATACGCGCACGCCACGGGTGATGAGCCTGCGTCAGGCGATCGCCGCCTGGGTCGACCACCAGTTTATCGTCCTGCGCCGCCGCAGCGAACACCGGCTGCAGAAGATTGCCGACCGGATGGAGCTGCTCGACGGGTACATCATCGCCTTCCTCAACCTCGACCGGGTGATCGCGATCATCCGCACCGAGGATGAGCCCAAGCCGGTGATGATGGCCGAGTTCGAGCTGACCGACCGCCAGGCCGAGGCGATCCTCAACATGCGGCTGCGCGCGCTGCGCAAGCTGGAGGAAATGGAGCTGCGCAAGGAGCGCGAGGCGCTGGCCAAGGAACAGGCCGAGCTTGAGGCGCTGTTGTCGAGCGACGCGCGCCAGCGCACCCGGATGAAGCGCGACCTGACCAGGGTGCGCGACCGCTATGGTCCCGAAACCGCGCTCGGCGCGCGGCGCACGCTGGTGGCCGAAGCGGCACCCGCGCGCGAAATTCCGCTGGAAGCGATGATCGAGCGCGAGCCGATCACCGTGATCCTGTCCCAGCGCGGCTGGATCCGCGCGATGAAGGGCCATGCCGAGCTGGCGAGCGCCGATACTGCGAAGTTCAAGGAAGGCGACGGCCCGCTCATCGCCTTCCACGCCCAGACGACGGACAAGCTGCTGCTCGCCGCCGAGAATGGGCGCTTCTACACGCTGGCGGCCGACAAGCTGCCCGGCGGGCGCGGGTTCGGTGAGCCCGTGCGCCTGATGATCGATCTGGATGGCGGAACCGGCATCGTCGGGCTGTTCCCGGCGAACGCGGCGCCGAAGCTGCTCGTCGCCGCAACCGACGGTCGCGGTTTCCTGGTCAAGACCGAGGACGTGATTGCCGAAACGCGCAAGGGCAAGCAGGTGGTGACCCCGCGCAGTGGTGCGATGCTCAAGCTGGTCAAACAGGTCGGGGCCGAGGATGATTATGTCGCGGTGATCGGCGACAATCGCAAATTGCTGGTGTTCCCGATGACCGAACTCGCCGAACTGGCGCGCGGGCAGGGGGTTCAGCTGCAACGTTATCGCGATGGCGGGCTGTCGGACGCGATCACGTTCCGCTTTGCCGACGGCCTGAGCTGGCGGATGGGCGGTGACCAGGGGCGGACGCGGACCGAATCGGACCTTGCCCCATGGCGCGCCGCGCGCGGGGCGGCCGGGCGGATGCCGCCGGTCGGGTTCCCGCGCGATAACCGCTTCTAA